gagataGCCACTCACATTGTGCCTCTTCTCATGGTCATCCCTCTGTGCATGTGCAcccctcatctctctctctctctgttctaaTCTCTTCTTTTTGTAAGGCCCCCAGTGAGAATGGGTTAGGACTCTTTTTACACAATTCAGCCCTTAACAGGTGCCCTAGATTATTCAGTGAAGTGCAAGCGAGACTGGTGGCACTTACGTAGTTTTATTAGTTTTCCTCTTTTGCACACTTCTAATTTGCAACAATATATCAGTGTATGTGTTTATAGCCAAAATAACTGCTCTGGAAGGACCCCTTAAAAAGATGCCTACTAGCAGGTAGCCTCGGtgcataaaaacccaaaaggaagctCTGACACTGAAGATACATAGCACTGACTGCGGTTAGCCCTTGCTGTTTTCTTGCCAttgcagttttttaaatgagtcaTAAAATGTGGGGATATAGGCAGTCTGAATGCACACGTTTTGATGCAGTATTATGACCTGAAGGCCTCAACATTTATCTGGACTGGAAATGATCCGAGATTTGTGCGATGGGCAACTGGAGGGGGCGGAAATCGGCTCAACAGAAATCATGTTTACACCTGAGAAGATCAAAGGTGGAATCCACACAGCAGATACCAAGACAGCAGGGTATGTGTCGCTCATGTTCTACTTAGGCGTGGGTTCTGGGGTCAGACCTGGATGCAGGTACAGGTACTGCCGCTTAGTGgacaagttgtttaacctctttGAGCTCTAGTTTCCTTACTTTTAAAATGGAGCTGAAAGATTTATCTTTCAGGGTGAGAGACTAAAGTTTCTGGTGCCTAATTGCTTATTAACTGTAGCAATTCTCTCCTAGGTATAGTATAGCGtatttgtttctttactttttattgtttagaaaatgaatatttgggaACGACTGTTTTCATGCTCTGTAGTGACAGTAGTCTTTGTGTTGTAGCATATATAGTTCTTGGCTTACAGCTAGTTATGAACAGAATTCTACTTTTAGTCTAGGTATTTTTGTCATCTTTTAATAGATACTTATGCAACTCTATAAATTTCTGGATGTGATCTTGGTCCCCCCCCACTGGAAAATGGATATTTAACAATTAAATTGACACTTTATCCTTTTCCAGGAATCCCTCCTTTTATTGACAAAACATGGAGAGaagtttttgtgttttctgtattATTGGTTGATTACCAGAGTCCTATCCATTTACCAGGAAATTTGATAGAATAAGAAACAGTACTGTAAACCTAATGCCAGTTTGTTTCAGAAATTATTGTTTTAATAGATTATGATTTTTTTAGTTTAAGAAAATGTTTAGTGCTAATTGAGATTTAAGTTACGATGTGAATAGACCTCCACGAAAAGGGATTTGCTGTTAGGCCCAAGGTGATGTTTGCTAAGGGAACTAGAGAATTTTGAGGTATCCCAGGCATTCTCCTGTACAAAAAGGGGGGGAAGTTACAATTAACCAACTATCTACAAATTAACTAACAttctaaaaaatagaattttgaagCTACAGGAGAGAAAATAGAAACCATGTATTCCGACCCTTCCTCCATTTTGTGAATGAGAGAATGAAGCCCTTCTGGTGTTACGTGCTTTGTCCGAGGTCATAGAGTCAGGACGAGAAGTCGAATTAGACTCCAGGCCTTCTGGCTTCTAATCCCCTAGAATGTCTGGGAAATGAGTTTAAAATTGATAATCCAGCTCCATTCAGGAGTGTAAAATAAGCTTGTTCCAAGCAAGAAAACACATCTTACTTACTCACATTGTAACGTTTTCATCCCTAATTGGAATTACAGCACCATGTGTTTTCTCAGGTGTCTACCTTTGTCTTTGCAACTCCTTACTCTAAAGTTAAGGTTTTTCTTTACTATTCTTGGAATCTGATTTTTATCCAGTGGAAAAGAAACACTTAACTATGTTGGGTTCCTCAGAGGGAATAAACAGAAGTTTAGTAGTTATCAACCTATGGTTTGTAGTAAGCTAAACATTTCCATGTCTTTTTCGCTTACTCCTAGGTGCAACTCCTTGCCAATAGGAATTATATTGCATACATTTTCTCTTACAATGCCTAACACACGGTcactaaatatttactgagttagTGAAATGCATTATCAGTGCTAGAGGCTGTCTAATTCAGTGCACACACACCCTTGCCATAAGTAAAGGCTATCTTGGTATGTAGAGGCTACGTTGAACTCCCTTTCAAACTACAGTCTACGTATTAACATGATTGCTTCCCCTTCACTTTGGATAAGAAGGGAGATAGCAACTCATTTAGGAAATCTCaccattttgttttataaaatgctACATAGTCTATAATTATTTCTTGTGATTTCTCACATTTGACCATAAGGACCAAACAGAGGTGAGTTACACAAGGATTATTTCCTTGAAGgttttttttccatgtaaatatTTAGCTATCAGTCTTTGTAAAATATTACTCTGTCATATCACAAATTCCATGATGGTAGAAACTTTATCTTAGCTTGGTATCTGGAACCATGCCTTGTGCATGGTGGAGACTCAGATATAATCATTAGAATATTTCTAGACCTTGATGGTTTTGAATGCATTTTCATAAACTGTTAATTTCAAGAGTCCTTTTATAAAAACCTTACAAAGatacttctattttatttatttattaattttttgcttctttgtaaTACAAAGAAAAGTGTTAGAACTTACCTAAGAACACCCAGCTAATGTATTTAGTattggattcaaacccagatttgCTTATCATTTAAGGTCAGTTCCTTCTACTGTGAAATATTATCTTTCTTTAGGATCCATGATGTTATTATTCAGTCACTGGagtgttttttaacttttaacttgagAGCATGTACCTGCCTTCCCAGTCGTCTGTGCTTCGGCTAATTGTGATGTGTAATCATGTCTCTTTCTtgagactttaaaaagaaaatgcaactaAGCTATCCTGCCTTCTCTTTAGGAGTGTGTGCCTCTTGATGCAGGTCTCAATGCCCTGTGTCCTCTTTGCTGCTTCTCCGTCAGAACTTCGTTTGAAAGGTGGAACTAATGCTGAAATGGCACCACAGATAGATTACACGGCCATGGTAAGGGCTTTTGTTGCTGTTGACAAACTAAGATGACCTCATATCTTCTTCTGGACCTCCATTCTCTGTTTAAATGTATCTTGAGTGTTTTTGTATACGTACCTGTGTATTACTTCATGGTGTCTGGTTCTATTGTGGAAGAGGATAAGGGATTAGGTTTACTTTAGATTGTGTGTTGTATCTTAGAACAGTGTTTATCATGAGTTCTTTAAAACCCTCAAGTTATTTATCATATACATTATATTACTTATTATATaagtattatataattatatattattatatatataattatatatatattatatatataattatattattatatatataaacagactatatatatatagtctgtttctaaataaatggattataatttggaagaaaaaactcaaaagaaaaattaaatactatgTTGACAAgattggtgagggtgtggagaaattgtaacccttgtacactgttggtggagatgcaaaatggtgcaaccactgtgaAACACAGATGgcttttcctcaaaaaattaaaaacaaaactaccatataatccagcaaccccacttctgggtattatCCAAAAGAGTTAAAATCAGAATCTGAAAGAGATACTAgcattcccatgttcattgcaacattattcataatagccgagatgtggaaataacctaaatgtccattgatggatgcaaggattaaaaaaaaagtggtatatacatacaatggaatactatttagccttaaaaaataaagaatttctagggtatgtgacaacacagatgacccttgaggacattatgctgagtgaaataagccagtcacaaaagacagtACTGGCATGACTCCACTTACATAAGATTTCTAAAGTACTCAAATTCATGGATTCAGAGAGTGGAATGGTGGTGAGGAGaagggggaagtggggagttAATAATCAACGGGCATAAAGTTTTCAATTAAGTGATGAATAAAcactagagatctgctgtacaacattgtaaCTATAGTCACCAATAATGTACTATATGCTTAAAAATGTGTTAGGagagtagatctcatgttaaaatttcttaaccacaataaaataaaatttaaaaaaatactatattttgactataaatttttatttttttattgaaggatagtcgatttacagtgttgtgttaattctAGAGTACAGCATAGTGgctcagttatacacatatttattccttttcatattgtttttcattataggctattacaaggtactgaatatagttccctgtgctgtaccttGGACCTTGAGTTgggtacaaatttttaaaatggtaatactCAGTATTGGCATGCTCATACAGCTAGTGGGAGAAAAAAGTGTTCTTTTCTCCCCCAGGTTTATCGAGGTATAATTATTTGTACTAAAAGTCACCCTTTTCAGTGTACAGTTCTGTGATTTCTGACATATGGTTATGAACCagccaccacagtcaagatagagAATTACTGTAAAAAACTCTGTCATCCCTCTTTATAAAGTCAGTCCGCCCCTCAGCCCGTGGCAACCAGTGATCTGTTTCTTTTGTGGTTTTGCCTTTTTTCAGGGTGTCATGTAAAGGAATAATACTGTATGTAGCCTTTGAGtctatttttttccacttaacaatacttctgagattcatccatgttgctttaTCAGCAGTAAAAGCTAAGGACTGTTGTGTAAGAGGGATGTACcagtttatccactcatcagttgaAGGACCTTGgaatgtttccagtttggggcgaTTATGAGTAAAGTCACTATAAACAAAcacatacaggtttttttttgtgtgaacttgttttcatttctcttgagtaagtACCTAGAGAGGGATTGCTAAGTTGTAATAGtaagtgcatatatatataactttgtGAGAAACTGCTAAATTGTTTTGGTGTCCAAAGTGGCTgcattgttttgccttttcacCAGCACTGTAGGAGAGTTTCATCTCTTCTTCATCTTCTCCAGCACTTGATATCCTCAGAtttcagttgaattttttttttttgccattttatgtATGGtacaatcttttaaaattcagtttgatAGGATGTATAATGAAAGTTAAAGTTAATCTCTCTTTACCTAGTAATTCTGCTTCAAGGAAATGACCCTAGTTAAATATTGCAAAATGCAGCAAAAGATAATGTTAAACGTATTGAAGCAGAGCATTATATACTATAAttaatactatataatatatatctttaTGTAATGAAAACTTGGAGAATGATTATACTAGAATGCCATGTAgtcattcaaatattttttaggaGGAATTTTATGAATTTTGGAAAATGCTTTTGTCTATaatgttaaatggaaaaaaaggatAAGACATTGTGTATGCAGTGAGAGTTCAACTATATAAAAAAAGCTGAGAAGGCAGAATGGAATGCTTCTCACTAACAGCCCCTAATTTCTTATGGTGCATCATATTGAGAAGGGTTAGGAAATACTGGCCTGTGGAGCAAATAACCACTGGAATCAAGTATCCTGAGTTCtgatatttttttcattagataGACTTACACATCCCTGACTAATTAAatgttaaacttttaattttagctacatgtcaattattttattttaaaaatagaactagccTACACATTTTTATACCACTGTTTATCTATAGTACCTCATTACTAGTTCAGTGCAGAGCACCAAATATGCTTGTTGAAATCAGTGCATATTTGTGGTTAAAGTAACAATAAtctaattttaacaatttttcagGTTTTCAAGCCAATTGTTGAAAAATTTGGTTTCACGTTTAATTGTGACATTAAAATGAGGTAAGTTACTTATTTCTTAGCCCTTTGACCCACAACTTATGCTCAAAATAGTAGGGAAGTTAGACCTTAGAGAACTACTATTCTGCAATCCGCTTAAATACATGACATTTCTTGTCGGAAATGGTTGTACTTTGTGacttaaaaacaataaatggGCATGAGGACTTGAAAGCAGCCTTATAGGATGTTCGCTTGTTTCTTGGGAGAAATAGTTTCAAGGGAATTACTGTACTGAGGTACCTTCATATCTGGTGTTATGCATGCTCAGCACAAACTGAATGCTCACTCTGTGCAGACAGCCGGACTGGGCACTTCAAGGTCATAAAAGGGATTCTCTTCCACAGTGCCACCAGTTATTTTCCTAAGAAACACATTGGGCATTCAGGTTTCTACTCTGTAAGGCTTCCCTTCTGCCACATAATAACAAGGCTAGATTTTTTGGTGTGGAATTTAAGTGCTTTGCAGTCTCATTCCTAGTTACTGTTCTAGCTtcattctcttcccctcctttcaGCGTATCATGTATTCTAACTACACGATCACTGCCATTCCTTAATCATACTGTGTACCTTTGGACTTTCATATTTTTGTTCATGTTTTTCTTCCCCTGCTCGTCTAAAAACTGGAAAtcctgtgtttttttaaaaatgaagcttgTAATTTCTTTTTGTGAGTTATCAGTGATTGTGCCTCGGATGGAATTCACATCTTTACCCCTATTGTAGGCCTTCGTACAGCCTGACTTGTGTTCTAATAGGTTATACTTGGAGACCCGTCCTGCCAGATGGGGGCGCTCCTGTGGGTAGGAGCACTGTCTTCCTCATCTGTGTGTTCTCAGCGTCCTCTGTAGAGTAAATGACACTAAATATTTGAGTTACAGTTTTATTAGTGGTTTAGCTACTAAAGGGCCACCatctatttattgagcacctactgtgtgccggacAATGTTTTAGGCACTGGAATATAGCAGGAGTAAAATAGACAAAGTTCCTACCATAaaggaatttatattttgaagtaGCACTGTCAAATAGAGCTTTCTGCATTGAGGGATGTTCCCTATCTGTCCAGTATGGTAGTCACTTGCTACATGTGTctattgagcatttgaaatgtggctaaaaTGACTGGGgagctgagttttaaattttattaaatttaaatagttactgtaGCTTGAGTCTGTGATATTGGACAGCACTGATCTAAAGCATTTGGAAATTTCAAACATGAAATTTATGGTTGGGTATCATTCCCATGTTATTTTATTGCAAATATTAAGCTTTTTTTTGGTCATGCAgtcagtttatgtatttatcatgCTTTTCATAGGGGCTACTACCCAAAAGGGGGTGGTGAAGTGATTGTCCGAATGTCGCCAGTTAAACAGTTGAACCCAATAAATTTAACTGACCGTGGCTCTGTGACGAAGATATATGGAAGAGCTTTTGTTGCTGGTGTTTTGCCATTTAAAGTAAGTTATTTAGATGTTCTTAGAAGTGTATGTATGTCTTGATAAGTATTGTATCGtctaaattttgaaattattgaaagaatttaaatttttaatgaagaGAGTAAAGTATTTTCTGTGCTCTCTACTCTTGAACATTGAGTTTTTATAGGATGCTTGTAAAAGTTATTAGTTATATGTATTTGAAGACTTGAAAGCAAttgtcaaaataatttattttattctatttttctgtcttgCCAAAATAGGTAGCAAAAGATATGGCGGCGGCAGCCGTAAGATGCATCAGAAAGGAGATAAGGGATCTGTATGTTAACATCCAGCCTGTTCAGGAACCTAAAGACCAAGCTTTTGGCAATGGAAATGGAATCATGTGAGACAGTATTCTTTTTCTAGACGTTGGTTGAGAGCCCTGAAgtaattttcccattttaattaaagatttgtagtttttttgtttacatttataGTTTTAAGAAGACATTTTTAAGGGCATTCCTACTTAAAACAACAGTATGATgaattatgattattttattctgaatttttttctgaggACAGTTTACCTTTTATTACGTTATAAGAGCCTTTTTGTTTATATAGTGAACTTAAATGTTTAAGGTACTCAGACATTAGTCTTTGAAGACGATCCTAAGAGAGATATTTCCAATTGCTTTTCTGTACCTCAAATGTGAGATCATTTTACAAGGAAATTTTAGATATGGCAAAGATATATTTAGAAAGGAAATGTAACTAGTATATTAACCCAATTAGGAATTATTGATTTAAGTGTTAGAAAAATGCTTTaatgtttttgaagaataaaagGACCTTTTGtggatatttaaatttaattttaattttatttatttatttttagttgggaggtaattaggtttatctatttatttctttcggtggaggtaccagggattgaacccaggacctcatgcatgctaggcgtgcactctTACCAGTAAGCTGTACCctccttaaattttaaattatcttttttcaaAGTTTCTGTTAAAGGGtttaaagtaaatacattttctacatataatactatctaaaaactataaaacaaaaccaaaaatctctGTAGAAAGTCCTTTTCATTTAAGATAATCATGGAATATAGTCCAGTGTCCGTGTGAAATAGTACCACTCAGTGCTGATGGCATAGCCTCTGGGAGCGTCATTCCTCACCTTTGAGTAGAATCTAGTGTGACTTCTTGTCAGAAGTGCTAATGCCCAGGTGAAGATGGAGAATACTGATCATGCTGCTCTCTGTATGAAGAATTTCACTTTTGCAATACACTAGCCAAATCAAATTCTGCATATTTTAACAGTCACCGTTCTCTGGTGTTGTATTTGCATGTAAGTTTAGAACATTTATGGCGTGGGcagtaacatttttttccccctttgtagCATTATCGCTGAGACATCCACCGGCTGTCTGTTTGCTGGGTCGTCGCTTGGTAAACGAGGTACAGATGAATGAACGGGGTCCACTGTCCCCAGGGCTAGGGTAAAATTCTTTAATTACCGGTCACAATTAGAATGTTAGAGAATGAAGGACTGCAAATTTAAAAGGACACAGTGAACTGATTCTATTTTAGAATCAATTAAACTTTCAGTCTTTCCCCCAACTTTACACTCTGAAAAATTTCAAGCTTTTAGAAAAGTTGAATTGGTCAGCTAGTGAACATGCATACTGTTTTCCTAGATTCACTGGTTATGAACGTTTTAGCTACATGTTGTGTGTGTTTCTGAACCATTTCAATGTGAGTTGCAGGTACCAAGTCTCACCCCTGAGCACTGCAGCCTGTACATCCAAGGAGCAACACCTGCGGGATCACAGTACCATTTTACACCCAAAGAATCTGTTATATTCAGACATAACCAGTTGCCTCCAGAATATTCTTTAGAGCAATGtggtgtttttgtgtttgtttttttggtttggtttggttttttgcaCACACACAGCATTTGGTTGTCATGTCTGTTTAGTTTGCTTTTTACCACAGAATAGTCTCTTTATAGTCTCTTtaccttttttccctttcattataCTGACATTTTGAGAAGTCCAGGCCATTTTCTCATGGAATTTTCCAtaatttggatttgtctgattATCTCATGATTAGATTTATTCAGGTTAAACATTTTTAGTCACAGG
This Camelus bactrianus isolate YW-2024 breed Bactrian camel chromosome 9, ASM4877302v1, whole genome shotgun sequence DNA region includes the following protein-coding sequences:
- the RTCA gene encoding RNA 3'-terminal phosphate cyclase isoform X3, with amino-acid sequence MAAPRVEVDGGIMEGGGQILRVSTALSCLLGLTLRVQKIRAGRSTPGLRPQHLSGLEMIRDLCDGQLEGAEIGSTEIMFTPEKIKGGIHTADTKTAGSVCLLMQVSMPCVLFAASPSELRLKGGTNAEMAPQIDYTAMVFKPIVEKFGFTFNCDIKMRGYYPKGGGEVIVRMSPVKQLNPINLTDRGSVTKIYGRAFVAGVLPFKVAKDMAAAAVRCIRKEIRDLYVNIQPVQEPKDQAFGNGNGIIIIAETSTGCLFAGSSLGKRADYFHGISHWNFQNKNRTSYTPYTNGYTFC
- the RTCA gene encoding RNA 3'-terminal phosphate cyclase isoform X1, with amino-acid sequence MAAPRVEVDGGIMEGGGQILRVSTALSCLLGLTLRVQKIRAGRSTPGLRPQHLSGLEMIRDLCDGQLEGAEIGSTEIMFTPEKIKGGIHTADTKTAGSVCLLMQVSMPCVLFAASPSELRLKGGTNAEMAPQIDYTAMVFKPIVEKFGFTFNCDIKMRGYYPKGGGEVIVRMSPVKQLNPINLTDRGSVTKIYGRAFVAGVLPFKVAKDMAAAAVRCIRKEIRDLYVNIQPVQEPKDQAFGNGNGIIIIAETSTGCLFAGSSLGKRGVNADRVGIEAAEMLLSNLRHGGAVDEYLQDQLIIFMALATGISKIKTGPVTLHTQTAIHFAEQLAKAKFTVKKSEDEEDASKDTYIIECQGIGMTNPNL
- the RTCA gene encoding RNA 3'-terminal phosphate cyclase isoform X2; the protein is MIRDLCDGQLEGAEIGSTEIMFTPEKIKGGIHTADTKTAGSVCLLMQVSMPCVLFAASPSELRLKGGTNAEMAPQIDYTAMVFKPIVEKFGFTFNCDIKMRGYYPKGGGEVIVRMSPVKQLNPINLTDRGSVTKIYGRAFVAGVLPFKVAKDMAAAAVRCIRKEIRDLYVNIQPVQEPKDQAFGNGNGIIIIAETSTGCLFAGSSLGKRGVNADRVGIEAAEMLLSNLRHGGAVDEYLQDQLIIFMALATGISKIKTGPVTLHTQTAIHFAEQLAKAKFTVKKSEDEEDASKDTYIIECQGIGMTNPNL